Proteins from a single region of Companilactobacillus farciminis KCTC 3681 = DSM 20184:
- a CDS encoding biotin--[acetyl-CoA-carboxylase] ligase, protein MLPLNKNSILSHLDSPVSIQVFDEIDSTNTFLKRNFIDFSSERPSLIVANSQSAGYGKFKRNFFSPNSGVYFSILLPHQLVKNPNLLTLAAGVAVCSVSKKFIPSGNFSLKWVNDILIDGLKCGGILAENISDDKGNSAFIIGIGVNINVKQFPDELIGIASNIPQSEEFDRNFFIAEVINSFLELLSENQQIIPQFRLLCSTFGHRVEITNGNQIVVGQAVNVDDSGALIVIDDKKNHHLFNSGEVSKISI, encoded by the coding sequence TTGTTACCCTTAAATAAAAATAGTATTTTATCTCACTTAGACTCTCCTGTTTCGATTCAAGTCTTCGATGAAATAGACTCGACTAATACTTTTTTGAAACGAAATTTTATAGATTTTTCGTCTGAACGACCTTCTCTAATAGTGGCTAATTCCCAGTCTGCCGGTTACGGTAAATTTAAAAGAAACTTTTTTTCTCCTAATTCTGGAGTTTACTTCAGCATTTTATTGCCACACCAATTAGTTAAAAATCCTAATTTACTAACTTTGGCAGCTGGGGTGGCTGTTTGTTCTGTCTCGAAAAAATTTATTCCTAGTGGAAACTTCTCTCTAAAATGGGTCAATGATATTTTGATAGACGGACTCAAATGTGGCGGTATTTTGGCAGAAAACATTTCCGATGATAAGGGCAATTCAGCTTTTATTATCGGTATTGGAGTGAATATCAACGTTAAACAATTCCCAGATGAATTAATCGGAATCGCCAGCAACATCCCACAATCTGAAGAATTTGATCGTAATTTCTTCATAGCTGAGGTAATTAATTCATTTTTAGAACTTTTATCAGAAAATCAGCAGATCATCCCCCAATTTCGTCTGCTTTGTTCTACTTTTGGACATCGTGTCGAAATCACTAACGGTAACCAAATAGTTGTTGGTCAGGCAGTCAACGTTGATGATTCAGGAGCTTTAATTGTCATTGACGACAAAAAAAATCACCACCTATTCAATAGTGGTGAAGTTTCTAAGATTAGTATTTGA
- the trpB gene encoding tryptophan synthase subunit beta: MKEMQKDTTDIRKYGQFGGQYIPETLVNEINAVSKAYNRYKDDPEFLAEFHNLLNNYANRPSLLYYAEKMTKDLGGAKIYLKREDLNHTGAHKINNVIGQALIAKRMGKTRLIAETGAGQHGVATATIAALFGMECEIFMGKKDTERQKLNVYRMQLLGAKVHAVTSGSMVLKDAVNATMQEWASRVDDTFYILGSAVGPYPFPEMVHDFQSVISKESKQQILETEGKLPDMVVACVGGGSNAIGSFADYIDDKDVQLIGCEAAGKGVDTDQTAATIERGSVGIFHGMKSLFLQNDDGQIDKVYSISAGLDYPGVGPEHARLAELKRAQYVGITDDEAVNAFEYIAKTEGIIAAIESCHALAYVQKIAPKMSKDQIIICTVSGRGDKDVSSIAKYRGVDIDD, encoded by the coding sequence ATGAAAGAAATGCAAAAAGATACAACTGATATTAGAAAATATGGTCAATTCGGAGGTCAATACATTCCAGAAACTTTAGTTAATGAAATCAATGCCGTTTCCAAAGCATATAACCGCTACAAAGATGATCCAGAATTTTTGGCAGAGTTTCACAATTTGTTAAACAACTACGCCAACCGACCATCATTACTATATTACGCAGAAAAAATGACTAAAGACCTTGGTGGAGCCAAAATTTACTTGAAGCGTGAAGATTTGAATCATACTGGAGCTCACAAGATCAACAACGTTATCGGACAAGCTCTGATTGCAAAGAGAATGGGCAAAACTCGTTTGATTGCTGAAACTGGAGCAGGTCAACACGGTGTCGCCACGGCTACGATTGCAGCATTGTTCGGGATGGAATGCGAGATTTTTATGGGTAAAAAAGATACCGAAAGACAAAAATTGAACGTTTATCGAATGCAATTGCTCGGCGCCAAAGTCCATGCTGTTACTAGTGGTTCAATGGTCTTAAAGGATGCTGTCAATGCCACAATGCAAGAGTGGGCTAGTCGAGTTGATGATACTTTTTACATTTTAGGATCAGCTGTTGGACCTTATCCGTTCCCTGAAATGGTGCACGATTTTCAAAGTGTCATCAGCAAGGAATCGAAGCAACAAATTTTAGAAACCGAAGGTAAATTACCAGATATGGTCGTTGCCTGTGTCGGCGGTGGTAGTAATGCCATTGGTAGTTTTGCCGATTATATCGATGATAAAGATGTTCAATTAATTGGTTGTGAAGCGGCTGGAAAAGGTGTCGATACTGACCAGACTGCCGCAACGATTGAACGTGGATCAGTTGGAATTTTTCACGGGATGAAGTCACTCTTCTTACAAAATGACGATGGTCAAATTGATAAAGTTTATTCCATTTCAGCCGGACTTGATTATCCGGGAGTTGGTCCAGAACATGCTCGCTTAGCAGAATTAAAACGTGCGCAATATGTTGGTATTACAGATGATGAAGCGGTCAATGCTTTTGAATATATTGCCAAAACTGAAGGTATCATTGCAGCGATTGAAAGTTGTCACGCTTTAGCCTACGTTCAAAAAATCGCTCCAAAAATGTCTAAAGACCAAATCATTATTTGTACAGTTTCTGGACGTGGAGATAAGGATGTTTCATCAATTGCTAAGTATAGAGGGGTAGATATCGATGACTAA
- a CDS encoding biotin-dependent carboxyltransferase family protein, translating into MANFVRVIQPGLSTTVQDLGRPNHQIEGFPESGAMDRFSYKLANLLVNNHRNSASLEFVSTGPTLRFACDSFIALTGGKVNATLNDQPILQNEVVEVSEGSILKIGPVIEGNYGYLAFSNGGVITQPVLDSRSTTLRTKMGGLDGRALETGDTIPIRDSVVMPSLSSRKIVFKSEKITEIHFVKGPHWEMFSQSAHEQFQSEIYQISEQMDRMGYRLNGPKLEVPNKNLLSEGTVLGNIQITRDGSPIALLADRQTTGGYPVIGTIIRADLNRFVQMKQGQQFKFVLTDIDTAVEKLVQQQKVINDTFEKWYAGRYIEPIGPIRRNAIKISRLIRANK; encoded by the coding sequence ATGGCTAACTTTGTTCGTGTTATTCAACCAGGGTTGTCAACTACTGTTCAGGATTTGGGACGTCCTAATCACCAAATTGAAGGTTTTCCTGAATCTGGTGCGATGGATAGATTTAGTTATAAATTGGCTAATTTATTGGTCAATAATCATCGCAATTCGGCATCCTTGGAGTTTGTTTCAACCGGTCCGACTTTACGATTTGCTTGCGATTCCTTTATTGCTTTAACTGGTGGCAAAGTCAATGCTACTTTGAACGATCAACCGATATTGCAAAACGAAGTAGTGGAAGTTTCTGAAGGTTCTATTTTAAAAATAGGTCCAGTGATTGAAGGCAATTACGGCTACTTAGCTTTTTCAAACGGCGGTGTAATTACTCAACCGGTTTTGGACAGTCGTTCAACAACTTTACGAACAAAAATGGGTGGACTCGATGGACGAGCTTTAGAAACTGGTGATACGATACCGATTCGAGACAGTGTAGTGATGCCTAGCTTAAGTTCTCGAAAAATCGTTTTTAAATCGGAAAAAATTACTGAGATTCATTTCGTCAAAGGACCACATTGGGAGATGTTTTCGCAAAGTGCTCACGAACAATTTCAAAGTGAAATTTACCAAATATCAGAACAGATGGATCGAATGGGTTATCGCCTCAATGGACCTAAATTAGAAGTTCCTAACAAGAACTTGCTGTCAGAAGGAACTGTTTTGGGCAATATTCAGATCACCCGTGATGGTAGTCCGATTGCTTTATTGGCTGACCGTCAGACGACTGGTGGCTATCCGGTGATTGGAACAATTATTCGTGCCGATTTGAATAGATTTGTCCAGATGAAACAAGGCCAGCAATTCAAATTTGTGTTGACGGATATAGATACAGCGGTTGAAAAACTAGTCCAGCAGCAAAAAGTTATTAACGATACTTTTGAAAAATGGTATGCCGGACGCTACATCGAACCGATTGGACCAATCAGACGAAATGCTATCAAAATTAGTCGCTTGATTCGAGCTAACAAATAA
- a CDS encoding NRAMP family divalent metal transporter, with amino-acid sequence MIMDKKEKEFVDPKMTPTRSPRSIAMGAAFLMAMAAVGPGFLTQTATFTGEMGANFGFAILLCIIVDFIVQMNVWRIIVVSGKRAQVIANEVLPGLGYVLSFLVAVGGLLFNIGNIGGAGLGLNVLFGISPENGAVIAACIAIAIFVAKNAMTVVDRTVQLLAVVKIGILIYIICVMAVPYQAAVTHTFMPTNINFYSIVTIIGGTVGGYISFSGGHRLIEGGMKGEKELKYVNEGAITGIGVASLIRILLFLAGLAVVSVGYKLDPSNPAASIFKYAAGNFGYKFFGLLLFAAGMTSTLGSTFTSISFLNYARKEKSEAKMARYNRLLVMGFIIFSTVVFYFIGEPAKILVVVGAINGFILPISLAILLIAAKKKDIIGKYHHSWFLTITGWFVVVFMLYASVEAVLNLL; translated from the coding sequence ATGATTATGGATAAGAAAGAAAAAGAATTTGTGGATCCAAAAATGACCCCAACTCGTTCTCCACGAAGCATAGCTATGGGTGCAGCGTTCTTGATGGCGATGGCAGCTGTGGGACCAGGATTTCTAACTCAAACAGCGACTTTCACAGGTGAAATGGGGGCTAACTTTGGTTTTGCAATTTTACTGTGTATCATTGTAGACTTTATTGTTCAAATGAATGTTTGGCGTATCATCGTCGTCAGTGGCAAGAGAGCTCAAGTTATCGCTAACGAAGTTTTACCAGGATTAGGTTATGTCTTATCATTTTTAGTTGCCGTTGGAGGACTTTTGTTCAACATCGGTAATATCGGTGGGGCAGGTTTAGGATTGAATGTTTTGTTTGGAATCTCCCCTGAAAATGGTGCGGTAATAGCGGCCTGTATTGCGATTGCTATCTTCGTTGCTAAGAATGCCATGACAGTTGTTGATCGAACGGTTCAGTTATTGGCAGTCGTAAAAATCGGTATTTTGATTTATATCATCTGCGTTATGGCCGTGCCTTATCAAGCCGCTGTGACACACACGTTTATGCCAACTAATATCAACTTTTATTCAATCGTAACTATTATCGGTGGAACTGTTGGAGGATATATTTCTTTCTCCGGAGGACATCGTTTGATTGAAGGTGGAATGAAGGGTGAAAAGGAACTCAAATACGTCAACGAAGGTGCCATCACTGGTATCGGTGTTGCATCCTTGATTCGTATTCTCTTATTCTTAGCTGGACTAGCAGTCGTTAGTGTCGGTTACAAACTAGATCCAAGTAATCCGGCTGCTTCAATTTTTAAATATGCCGCTGGAAACTTCGGTTATAAGTTTTTCGGACTCTTGCTATTTGCAGCCGGAATGACATCTACTTTGGGTTCAACTTTTACTTCAATTTCCTTTTTAAATTACGCTAGAAAAGAAAAGTCAGAAGCAAAAATGGCCCGCTACAATCGTCTCTTAGTGATGGGATTCATTATTTTTTCAACCGTAGTCTTTTACTTCATCGGTGAACCGGCAAAGATCTTAGTTGTAGTAGGAGCTATCAATGGTTTCATCTTGCCAATTTCTCTAGCTATCTTATTGATTGCTGCTAAGAAAAAAGACATCATTGGCAAATATCACCATTCATGGTTTTTGACGATCACTGGTTGGTTCGTAGTAGTCTTCATGCTATATGCTAGTGTCGAAGCAGTTCTTAATCTTTTGTAA
- a CDS encoding LamB/YcsF family protein, translated as MTKIDLNSDLGESFGRYSLGRDSEIIPLVSSVNIACGFHAGDPDVMAKTVALAEEAGIGVGAHPGFPDLQGFGRRKMAMKPTEVKNMITYQVGALMAFTSNKKLQHVKPHGALYNMAATDHDLAVAICEGIKQVDPDLPIYGLANSELIKAAQEVGIPYAQEAFGDRNYNADGTLVSRSLPKAVIKDPQEVAKRVKIMIENEEIIAIDGTKIPLKPDSICVHGDNQQALNIVSELRATLIDAGIEIIPF; from the coding sequence ATGACAAAAATTGATTTAAATAGTGATTTAGGAGAAAGCTTTGGTAGATACAGTTTAGGAAGAGATTCTGAAATTATTCCATTAGTTAGTTCAGTTAACATTGCCTGTGGTTTTCACGCTGGAGACCCGGATGTAATGGCAAAAACCGTTGCTTTAGCAGAAGAAGCTGGTATTGGTGTCGGTGCTCATCCCGGATTTCCTGATCTACAAGGATTCGGTCGTCGAAAAATGGCAATGAAACCAACAGAAGTGAAGAATATGATTACTTATCAAGTTGGCGCTTTGATGGCCTTCACATCTAACAAGAAATTGCAGCACGTGAAACCCCATGGAGCTCTTTACAATATGGCTGCCACGGATCACGATTTAGCAGTTGCCATCTGTGAGGGAATCAAACAAGTTGATCCTGATTTGCCAATTTATGGTTTAGCCAATTCTGAATTGATCAAAGCTGCTCAAGAGGTGGGAATTCCTTATGCTCAAGAAGCTTTTGGCGACCGCAATTACAATGCTGATGGCACTTTGGTCAGCCGATCATTGCCAAAGGCAGTTATCAAAGACCCTCAAGAAGTAGCTAAAAGGGTCAAAATTATGATTGAAAATGAAGAAATAATTGCTATTGATGGAACGAAAATACCTCTAAAGCCAGATTCAATCTGTGTCCATGGCGATAACCAGCAGGCCTTAAATATTGTTTCTGAATTGAGAGCCACATTAATTGATGCTGGGATTGAAATTATTCCCTTTTAA
- a CDS encoding acetyl-CoA carboxylase biotin carboxylase subunit, whose protein sequence is MKKILIANRGEIAVRIIRACKILDILSVAVYSTADKDAMHVAMADEAVCIGGPNPEDSYLNQNSIIAAAEITQSDAIHPGYGFLSENADFAKLCEEQGIKFIGPSSEVIATMGEKSTARETMIQAGVPVIAGSESDFLDLDDAKIAAEKIGYPVMLKASAGGGGKGMRVVENVKDLEREFDLAQAEAKVSFGDSHMYLEKFLAHPRHIEVQVAADQFGNAIAIGERDCSLQQRHQKVIEEAPASTLDEKTRQQMYDVSVKATQDIDFEGLGTMEFLVNGPEEFYFMEMNTRVQVEHPITELTSDVDLIDLQIKIAQGEPIPFAEIHEHNFALECRINAKTAGKIEALHLPAGHGIRTDSALYQGYKVPSQYDSMIAKIISFASDRETAIRQMSEALEETVIDGVQTNLDFLMQVIEEPDYKINHTDISWLDNLAN, encoded by the coding sequence ATGAAAAAAATATTGATTGCCAATCGTGGTGAAATTGCCGTAAGAATTATTCGCGCTTGCAAAATTTTGGATATTCTCAGCGTGGCAGTTTATTCGACAGCCGATAAAGATGCGATGCACGTTGCCATGGCTGATGAAGCAGTTTGTATCGGGGGACCAAATCCAGAAGATAGTTACTTGAATCAAAACAGTATCATTGCTGCAGCTGAAATTACTCAATCTGATGCGATTCATCCTGGATATGGCTTCTTATCAGAGAATGCAGATTTTGCCAAATTATGTGAAGAACAAGGTATCAAGTTTATTGGCCCAAGTTCAGAAGTTATTGCAACGATGGGTGAAAAATCGACCGCTCGTGAAACGATGATTCAAGCTGGTGTTCCTGTTATTGCTGGTTCAGAAAGTGATTTTTTAGACCTTGATGATGCCAAAATTGCTGCCGAAAAAATTGGTTATCCAGTCATGCTCAAGGCTAGTGCCGGTGGTGGTGGAAAAGGGATGCGTGTTGTTGAAAATGTAAAGGATTTAGAAAGAGAATTTGATTTAGCTCAAGCTGAAGCCAAAGTATCTTTTGGAGATTCGCACATGTATCTTGAAAAATTCTTAGCTCATCCACGTCACATTGAAGTCCAAGTTGCAGCTGATCAGTTTGGCAATGCAATTGCTATTGGAGAAAGAGACTGTAGTTTGCAGCAACGCCATCAAAAAGTTATCGAAGAAGCACCTGCTAGTACGTTAGACGAAAAAACACGTCAACAAATGTATGACGTGTCAGTGAAAGCAACTCAAGATATTGATTTTGAAGGATTGGGGACAATGGAATTTTTAGTCAATGGTCCTGAAGAATTTTATTTTATGGAAATGAATACTCGAGTTCAGGTTGAACATCCTATTACAGAATTGACTAGTGATGTCGATTTGATTGATTTACAGATTAAAATTGCTCAAGGAGAACCGATTCCTTTTGCAGAAATTCATGAACACAACTTTGCTTTGGAATGTCGAATCAATGCCAAAACTGCTGGTAAGATTGAGGCACTGCATTTGCCAGCTGGTCATGGAATTAGAACGGATAGTGCTTTGTATCAAGGATATAAGGTGCCATCACAGTATGACTCAATGATTGCCAAAATCATCAGTTTTGCTTCTGACCGTGAAACAGCAATTCGTCAAATGTCAGAAGCTTTAGAAGAAACAGTTATTGATGGAGTTCAGACTAATCTAGACTTTTTGATGCAAGTGATTGAAGAGCCTGATTATAAAATTAACCATACCGATATTAGTTGGTTAGACAATTTAGCCAATTAA
- the pxpB gene encoding 5-oxoprolinase subunit PxpB, which yields MMDYSYFQVNEQSLEVEFPEQINVEENKLIQNIARELIEQKAVGVTGVIPAYHTLTVNFDFDLTSFKELVNQIDEIIVNSNELTKTGRSIIELPVFYSPKYGPDLEDVAKFAAISVEELIKLHSGTDYFIYMMGFLPGFAYMGSVPEKIAMPRLEVPRKSIAPGSVGIAGAQTGMYPVESPGGWRILGRTPVKLYDPARPQLKYRSGDYIRFVPIDEKEYQKIQQLDAAGKYSLKVIKEGDIDNG from the coding sequence ATGATGGATTACAGTTATTTTCAAGTAAACGAGCAGTCTTTGGAAGTCGAGTTTCCCGAACAGATCAACGTTGAAGAAAATAAACTAATCCAAAATATAGCTCGTGAACTAATCGAACAAAAGGCGGTTGGGGTTACGGGTGTCATACCTGCATATCATACGTTAACCGTCAATTTTGATTTTGACTTAACTTCTTTTAAAGAATTAGTTAATCAAATTGATGAAATCATTGTAAATTCAAATGAACTAACAAAAACGGGCAGGTCAATTATTGAACTGCCTGTTTTTTATAGTCCAAAATATGGTCCTGACTTAGAAGATGTGGCTAAATTTGCTGCTATCAGTGTTGAAGAATTGATCAAATTGCATTCAGGAACAGATTATTTTATTTATATGATGGGCTTTTTGCCAGGCTTCGCATACATGGGTTCAGTTCCTGAAAAGATTGCTATGCCAAGACTTGAAGTTCCTCGTAAAAGTATTGCCCCAGGTAGCGTTGGTATTGCTGGAGCCCAGACGGGGATGTATCCGGTCGAATCTCCCGGTGGATGGCGTATATTGGGACGAACTCCAGTTAAACTTTATGATCCGGCCCGACCACAGTTGAAATATCGTTCTGGCGATTACATTCGTTTCGTTCCCATTGATGAAAAAGAATATCAGAAAATCCAGCAGTTGGATGCTGCCGGTAAGTATTCATTAAAAGTGATCAAGGAAGGAGACATTGATAATGGCTAA
- a CDS encoding phosphoribosylanthranilate isomerase — protein MTKIKICGLMTPKDIAAVNVAKPDLAGFIFASGRHQISLSQAMTLRKYLDPQIPSVGVFVDAPLEEMFKAIKSKAVSMIQLHGSESETVIEKLQQQNIPVIKVFKPDRIRDPQADYVMLDSGKGDGKIVHWQDYQNNFSQPLIIAGNLNLKNITTAIKAIKPQFVDLSRGVETNNQKDPQKINEIVKLVHQL, from the coding sequence ATGACAAAAATAAAAATATGCGGCTTGATGACACCAAAAGACATTGCAGCCGTAAACGTAGCAAAACCAGATTTAGCCGGATTTATCTTTGCCTCTGGTCGACATCAAATTAGTTTGTCACAAGCAATGACCTTAAGAAAATATTTGGATCCCCAGATTCCGAGTGTTGGCGTTTTCGTAGATGCACCACTAGAAGAAATGTTTAAGGCCATTAAAAGTAAAGCTGTTTCGATGATTCAACTACACGGATCAGAAAGTGAAACTGTCATAGAAAAACTTCAGCAACAAAATATCCCGGTAATTAAAGTTTTTAAACCTGATCGAATACGAGACCCCCAAGCTGATTACGTCATGCTGGATAGTGGCAAAGGGGATGGAAAAATAGTTCATTGGCAAGATTATCAAAACAATTTTTCTCAGCCTTTAATAATCGCTGGAAACTTAAATTTAAAAAACATAACAACTGCTATTAAAGCAATAAAACCACAATTTGTTGATTTATCGCGAGGGGTTGAAACTAACAACCAAAAAGATCCACAAAAAATCAACGAGATAGTCAAATTAGTACATCAATTATAA
- the trpC gene encoding indole-3-glycerol phosphate synthase TrpC, translating into MILDDLVTATKQRLIREKKLQSLATLKKQSQKAPMKNPQLIVNKLLEPELIFIAEIKKASPSKGVIVQDFPYLEIAQEYQANKIDMISVLTEPDYFQGNLKYLQQITQEVDLPVLRKDFTIDPYMIYQAKIAQASLILLIVAILSDEQLKDYLKLAKELGLAAIVEVHDETELKRALRAKSEIIGINNRNLKDFSVNFNNSLKLKKLIPVDIPVIAESGIKTKADIKLLKKAGINGVLIGETFMKAKNKAEIINDFKSV; encoded by the coding sequence TTGATATTAGACGATTTAGTTACAGCGACCAAACAACGACTGATAAGAGAAAAAAAGTTACAAAGTTTAGCTACTCTAAAAAAACAAAGCCAAAAAGCGCCAATGAAGAATCCACAGTTGATTGTTAATAAGTTGTTAGAACCAGAATTGATCTTCATCGCCGAAATCAAAAAGGCTTCACCATCAAAAGGTGTGATTGTTCAAGACTTTCCATACTTAGAAATTGCTCAAGAATACCAAGCCAATAAGATTGATATGATTTCTGTTTTGACTGAACCTGATTATTTTCAAGGCAATTTAAAATATTTACAACAAATCACACAAGAAGTTGATCTACCAGTTTTGCGCAAGGATTTTACGATTGATCCTTACATGATTTACCAAGCTAAAATTGCCCAGGCTAGTTTGATCCTGTTAATAGTGGCAATCCTGTCAGATGAACAGTTGAAAGATTATTTAAAATTAGCCAAAGAATTAGGTTTAGCAGCCATCGTAGAAGTACATGACGAAACAGAATTAAAGCGCGCTTTACGAGCTAAAAGTGAAATTATTGGCATCAACAATCGCAATTTAAAAGATTTTTCAGTCAATTTCAATAACAGCCTTAAATTGAAGAAATTGATTCCAGTTGATATTCCCGTGATTGCCGAAAGTGGCATCAAGACAAAAGCTGATATTAAACTGCTGAAAAAGGCTGGTATCAATGGAGTTTTGATTGGTGAAACATTTATGAAAGCTAAAAATAAAGCTGAAATTATCAATGATTTCAAAAGTGTGTAA
- the trpA gene encoding tryptophan synthase subunit alpha has translation MTNLTKVFQNNKAFIPFVVADDPDFDTTVESILTLAKNGADIVELGIPFSDPVADGPVIQAADLRAFSAGVNTETVFEIVEKVRESSSVPLVFLTYANIPFKYGYDKFCRRCQELDVSGLVIPDLPLEEQAEIKSYADEYDIALIPLIAPTSADRIEKIARNATGFIYVVSSLGVTGIRDEIAIQNLSETIDRIHKVTDVPAAIGFGIHSPEQARKLSEIADGVIIGSAVVKIISEGGIDVQNQLAQYSQSIRENLFE, from the coding sequence ATGACTAATTTAACTAAAGTATTTCAAAATAATAAAGCTTTCATTCCATTCGTTGTAGCTGATGATCCAGATTTTGACACAACCGTTGAAAGTATTTTAACGTTAGCCAAAAATGGTGCCGACATTGTGGAATTAGGAATTCCGTTTTCAGATCCGGTAGCTGACGGTCCAGTGATTCAAGCAGCAGATTTAAGAGCCTTTAGTGCCGGTGTTAATACAGAGACGGTTTTTGAAATTGTTGAAAAAGTTAGGGAATCTAGTTCGGTTCCACTAGTTTTTCTAACTTATGCGAATATTCCGTTCAAATACGGCTATGACAAGTTTTGTCGAAGATGCCAAGAACTAGATGTTTCTGGTTTAGTTATTCCCGATTTGCCTTTGGAAGAGCAAGCTGAGATCAAATCTTATGCTGATGAATATGATATTGCTTTGATTCCCTTGATTGCTCCAACATCTGCTGACAGAATCGAAAAAATAGCTCGCAATGCTACTGGATTTATCTATGTGGTGTCATCCCTTGGTGTAACTGGAATTAGGGATGAAATTGCCATTCAAAACTTGTCAGAAACAATTGATAGAATTCATAAAGTGACTGATGTGCCAGCCGCAATTGGTTTTGGAATCCATTCACCAGAACAAGCGCGCAAACTATCCGAAATTGCTGATGGAGTTATTATTGGCAGTGCGGTAGTCAAAATTATTTCTGAAGGAGGAATTGACGTGCAAAACCAGCTGGCACAGTACTCACAATCAATCAGAGAAAACTTATTTGAATAA
- a CDS encoding acetyl-CoA carboxylase biotin carboxyl carrier protein, translating into MELDKVQKMIELMNEAGLSHLEIDDKEGHIVLERNITSSENVAPQQTISSEPTSEEKTITAPFVGTFYSSEQPDKAPLVKSGDKVIKGQSIAIIEAMKMMNEVKADKDGIVDKILVSNGDQVEYDQPLFMLK; encoded by the coding sequence ATGGAATTAGATAAAGTTCAAAAAATGATTGAATTGATGAATGAAGCGGGTTTGAGTCATTTAGAAATTGACGACAAAGAAGGTCATATCGTTTTAGAACGAAATATTACTAGCTCTGAAAATGTTGCTCCACAGCAGACAATAAGCTCTGAACCAACATCAGAAGAAAAAACTATCACAGCACCATTCGTGGGAACATTTTATTCATCCGAACAGCCTGATAAAGCTCCTTTAGTAAAATCAGGTGACAAAGTAATAAAAGGTCAGTCAATCGCGATTATTGAAGCTATGAAAATGATGAACGAAGTAAAAGCTGACAAAGATGGTATCGTTGATAAAATTCTCGTATCAAACGGTGATCAAGTTGAATATGACCAACCACTGTTCATGTTGAAATGA